A window of Rosa rugosa chromosome 7, drRosRugo1.1, whole genome shotgun sequence genomic DNA:
GAATCTTGGCCGGTTGACCATTACACTACTGCTTATTGATCACAATTTGTTTGTAGTGTATAAAACAAAAATGGGGCTTTTGCTGGTTAAGAATAAAAAGACCAAAGATAGGATTTTTGCCTATCTGCTAATAACACCACCATTAACTATATTAACAATTTTATCTTTGAAAATCAAGTCATATGCGTAACCCGGATTTTATTTTAACAGATATTAACGGTAAACTGATAGAAGTATCATGCTGATACAAAATACTGAGTTTAAGTATCATATTGATAACATTGTAAAGTCAAATCTCATCCTGAAAGTCACACAAGTCTTCAAACACTTTTAGTTAAAAAAACACCCTTACATTTTTAAAACAAGTAGTAAAAAGTAAATTTACTTTTTGGCCTTCACCATATAAAAGACACTGTATTCGCTTGAACTATTGTGGCGAGGGAGAGAGGCAGATGGGGAAGCCCTCTCTCTCACTTAGATTGACacttctcttctccttctctctcacAGCTTCCTACTCCTTCACaccctcttcttctttcccaACTTCTCTCAAACAATCTTCACCATCTCCCAAAGCCACCCCTTCAGACCTTCTCTCTCTGCTGGGCCCCAAATCCCAGTCTTCATCCGTTGAGCCCCTCCTGGCCCAAGAACTCACTTCCTGCTTCAAGTTCCTCGTACCCTTTAGGCCCAATGCCAAGAAACTGGTCCCGGAGAAGTTTTCCGGTAGAAAATTCTTGACGTTCAAGCAAAAGGGTCAacgagaagaggaggaggatagGCTTGTTTGGTGGCCCCCTCAGCCGGTTTTGGAGCTGGCCCGCCTTGCCGTTGACTCCGGCGGAGACCCGGCTGCTATTCAACGGGCTTTGGATCCGACTATGATCACTGTCAGTCTCTTATTctatcttttcttccattaatTTCGCATGTCTTTGTGTGCATGTAGTTTCGAACTGTGCTGTTTTTCTAGTCCTAAGGTTTCACAGGCAAATACCCTTTATTAATTCTTAACAAAAGCAGTAATTGGAGTTGGAGTTTCCAGTTTTAATAATGAAATGAATAGCTTGGTTGATATAGGAAAGGTATGTTTGTGAGGAGGAAGGAGCCTAGTATTGTCTTTTGTAGTGATTGATTATTACTACTTAATGCCCtgaaagtattatgtacaaattGGGTTTATAAGATAATGATACACTAAATACTAATAAAGAACCAAACTTTGGGGTCACTGCTGCTTGGAAACCTGGATAATAAGTGAGTTCCAAGCACGTTGTTGACTTGTTCACCTTACCCCAGAGCTGGTTATGTCGATTGCTGAGCTAGTTGATATGATTTGGTCCCTGTCTAGTTGGGCCGCTGTGAATTATGCTCAAAATTGTACCTTGATGTTGCATCATTCTGATAAATTGGTGTTGTGTGAATGACTGCTTTAAAATTCCTTTTCCTTGCAACACCACTGAGTATATCTGATTCGGTCCTCATTTTCTAGCCTGCATTTTTATTACACACAAGTGGGAGAACTTATGTCACCTGTTTTAGAAATATAAACTGGCATGTTGTTATATATACTTGTATTAATGGTGTTCCAGGCTTCCAGCTACATGGTGACATCACATACGATTTATATGAATTAAATGTAATATCTGGTTTGTTATACTATCAGTACTGCAGTTGTAACTGGATGATGTTTATTCTAGTGATGTATTAGGTACCTGATGTTGAAGGATCTGAAGAGAACCGATGTCAGCTTACCAGAACTCCATATGGGAGACATTTCATAAGTGAGGTCTGCATCAAAGCAATGAAACTTTGTTTTCGTGTTATTCCAGGCATGGGGCGAATTCTCTTTTGATTGATCCAGTGTTCTTTTCTCGTACTGCAGGAGTTGAATTCATATATTGGATTTTTATTTGAACTTATTCTTGCCCGCGGTCCCACTGTTGGGTTGAATGTGTCGTTGAATCGTTATGATTTGTTCCATGGCCACCTATTCCTTGCCTTAGACACTGGAAGACTTGGTATATTGTAAGTTGGTATCTTTCTCACTACATCTTGTAAATTTTTTTGTACCATATGGTAGGCTGTGCATGTATGATACGAAATTGAACAACAAACAGTTTTTACCTGTCATTTCTTCTGTTAAGAACATATGTTTCTATATTTGGCAGGTTTCATGCGAAAGAATACCCTGCATATGATAAAGAATTATTTCCATACAACATGGGTTTCTGTCAAAGAGGTAAAGTTCCAGATAACATTTTATATATTAGTAGGATCTATTTTAATCTGTTTGTACTTTTTGTTCAAGGTTTACAAATAGttggtgttctgttttcagtaaTGGCTTAAAAAAGATTAATGAAGAAAGAAGCTAAAGTTAGATTTTCCTCACCATAACCATTCCTTAGTTGTTCCTCAAATTTTTGGATTAAGCATATCAAGCAATTACAATAGGTCAGAAAAATATGGTAAACGCCTTGTAATGAAATGTTTGTACATCTTTTGTTCTAATATCACCTCTTTTAGGGTCCAATGTGACGTATGATGACTCAATGAACCTGCGAAATATCCTCTGGCTAGCTCCATTGCCAAGCAATTCAGCCAAAGGTTGGGAAGCACCAGGTACCTCTCCCGTACAATTAGAATCTATAGGAAGTTGGAATGTCTTTCTGAACCAATAAAAAGTTTCAGTCTTTATGAGAGTTGTAAGTTACCGACAGATCATGTCACCTGTATATTAGTCCCCTATGAGCAGCATGTTCAGTTTAATATCTGAAAGAAATGTGGAGGTCTGGGTTTGCATTTGTATGGGATGCATAAGCAACCAGAATACTACAATGTATCACATGAATAAAGCACATTTGTTTTTCTGTCGGATCAGATTTCTCTTGTCTGTTTCTTACCGCCAAAGTATTTGATTGAGATATGCACGGGTGATTTATCAAAATGAAGCACAGGTCCTTTCTTTTGCAATAAAATTTATGTAATGTGGAAATTTTCAGGTGTCCTGGTGGTGCTCAATGCCCGTCCAGATGGAATCATATATAGAGATCTCATACCCGAATATGTAAATTTTGCAAGGACTATATATGAAGGTGTGTACTTCCATTGATCATTTTCAATCCCACTTGGTATTGGGAAGTTTGAACATATCTTATTCCATGTCTTTTCCAAATATAAGTTCCAGAAGGTTAAGAAAATACAAATTGTCATTGTGCTGCCAGACGATCTTGGGGAGGTTGCAGTTGATGTCAACTATTTGGCTGTGGGAAATCCGGAGCCGAGGTTTCAACTTTTTATTTGCTGATGCTCAGTCCGAAGTAGCCATATGTATATACATCTTGATCTCTGCTCTGTCATGTCATTTATATTTCTGCAACTTTCCTGATCGTTTTCTTTTCATCCTGAGTGGATGCGATCAGCTTCTAATTTCTTTGGTGGCCAGTTGCAGATTATGTATCGTGGTCGCGGATCAACCTGAAATGAGATATTTGCCAGAATTAAgttggaaacttggaattaTGAAAGCGAGGTGATTCCTTTGGTATGATTGCAGAAGGTGAGAGATCATTCGTTTCGGTTTTACTGGTGGCAGATTGCATGTCAAGAGTCTTGGTGCGTGTGGCTCTGCTACTTCCTAGGTTTGGAGCTCAGCCTATTCATTGATGTAACTCAATTGAATGTCGCTAAACATTATATCTTCCCATAATGTAATAAAAATGTGATGGGGTATACAAAGCAGAGCTAAGATTAAGCATGTCTACTACAATGGACAAAAACAATCAATTAGGGTACCACTTTTTAACTAGATTGATTATATGATACTCATTCCATTTGCAGCATTGAATCCTGATAACAATGCTTTTGGTTACTAGCTTGTTAATAATCCCCTTGGGACTTTTTTGCTTGCCTGCTAAGCTGGATAAGTTCCTACCAAGTTAAATATCATCAAATTAAGGCTTAAACTGAAATTGACTGATAATTAATGGTTAAGTTCATGAAAAATAAAGTCTAATTATCTAAAAAGAAAGGTTGACCCGGATCATTGTAAAGTAGATAAATCTCTACCTGTTTTTTCATTACATGGTGCAATTtcccttttgttttgttttgtgtggaACCGTAGTTTAAATATCATTGAgccaaaataataaaattgagGAATTATTTTGCCACAGTCAGTCTAAACGCGGCTCCGGTCCATTGGGTAGATGtgaattttcttttcatttccaataaaattcaaaaaatggTTACTAACCACTGATAAATATTTTATAACCTCCAATCAATTTTACTGACTCCAATAAACATAgagtgtttttttattttttttttattttatttattttaaattttgaagttatgggcctcaaaaaaaaattttgtagGCCTGCAGATAAAAAAAACATTTGGGCTTAGACCCGTTTCTGGACCCAAAGAGCATGACCCAACCCATTTTAAAACACGCGGATCTTGTTGACCCGCAACCTTATTACGGACTATTCATCGTTGTCTTCTCACGGTCAAATTTTCTGGAAAAAAGAAGGCTGAATTGGGGCTAAGGGTTTTCTTAACAAGGCGAGATTGATTTTGTTGAATTCGGATTACTCGGCTCGAATAACATGCTGTATGTACACTAACACTTGTTTTGCAGCGCTGGAAAGCATccgggtattttttttttctgtgaagATTGAAATTCCTGTTAATTTCattttgaagattgaaattTCTGTTAATTTCCTTTTGAATTGCATGTGCAGAACCCTAGAGCTCTCCTGGGGGGGCATTTAAGCTACTAGGTTGGTGCCCAGATGAAATTTAAATTTCGAATTGTTTTATGAATGTTTTTCATGTTGGTTGGAGATGTATTTTCTTATATGTTGAACGACAATGTGAATAATGAATCGCTGATAATTGCTTTCAATGAGATTGTATGATTGTACAattgcttggtgatgtagattACAGATTGTATAATTGCTTGGTGACATGACCGTAAATCCACTTGTGAGAATTTTTGACCTTTTAAATGATTGTGTCTATCTCCCTGTTGCAAGTTTGATTGTCAAGTTTTTGTATTGCAAGAAAAAGAGAGTTCCTAGTAAACACTTTTTTATGGTCCGGGGCATATGGATATCAGTTTCAGTTTTTGAATATCAACTTGAGTCTTTTTAGTTTTCATATTGCATACAGCAAAGAACTTTGGAAAACTTTTGTTGATTGTGAAGATACTAAAACTGGAACATTGCATGTGTTTAGATAATGATTGTATCATCCCCAGATGGCTATTTACTCTACATCATTTAAACACAATTGGGATATTGTTTTCTTACAAAAGATTTGAGCATTTGTTTTGGGGCCTCGAATTTTTTTTTCGCCTTGAGCCTCTAAACTCACAGGGCCGGCCCTGGATGCACTTGATTGTCTTCTCTTACTAACAATTGTGATGGAGTTTCGAAACATTTTGGTTACCATCAAAttgggtgttatattttgggTGTCTTATTTACTGGTGTTTCTTGCATTGCTTGCAGTCTGCAACTTCAAAGTTGGGCTATCCCTAAAGGGCACTAGTTTACAGAAATGGGCAGCGAGGAGCCAAGAGACCCGTTGCAAGGGGTCGATTGGAAAGCTGTTGGTAATGACATGCAGAGGAATCCCGGTGATAAACCAGGAATAAAGAAGCGGCTTCCCAAGAAGATTAGGCAGATTCCAGAGTGCTATTTTCTTCCTCGAAGATCTCGACTCTACAACTTTACATTTGTTGGAGCATGTATTGCTGGTGGAATTGGTGCAGGGATGCTGGTGGAGATGTGGATAAACAAGAAAGTTAGAGGTACGCCTTTTGGTTTCCATGTTCGTTTTCTTTCCTTATGGTAGGATTTACCCTGTTGTTTTTTGTGTATTGATTACAAATTCTGACCTGTTCAAGACAACTATAATCTTTGCACGTTTAGCGTTTTTGGTTATATGCAATGCTAACATTAGATACTGCATCTCTTTGAGCTGTTTTTGTCGTGGGAAATTATGCACCTTGGGGTTTTTCATGGTTTAAATTGCATATCCAACCCATTAAGAGTTTTTGAAAGGAGATGTGAAATAAAGAAATGATCAGATTTCTGATGTAATGCTTACTAACCAAAAACGCTAAAGGAGATGTGAAAGTATGCATTTGCTTTTGTATTTGTTGAGAGATGGTTTCTTAACAAAAGATGAATCTCTCTTGACCTCTAAAAGCAGTGTTTCGCTAAAGTAGTGGGAACTTTTGTAAGCATTCTAAGATGTAGTCTGGTTGTTGTAAAACGGCCTgtattttttcaaaattttttaaGTATCCTCTTTTGGTTTTTCATATGTACATTTGGAATAGATCTTATGCTAATGTATTTCTGCTTTGCTGTTGCAGAGGATGGAGGCGTATTATGGGAGTTTGACAAATAAAGCCCAGATAGAGTTGTGAATGTATCGGCATTAGATTTGAAACTTTATTAATGAGGCATAGGCTGCAAAGACAACTGCATTTGGTTTCTAAGCTAATGTTTGGTATTGGCATTTTTGTATAAGCAAAAATTGTCTCTTTTGTTTCAGCCCTTATTATTTAGTGTACAAGAACTGCCACAGAAGTTGTCTTGATTGTTGTTCATACCCATTTTCATTGTGCAAAGAAAGCATGTGAAAGAATAAGAATGGTGTTGCCTCTTCCACCTCAATCTCAATCGCAATCTCTCTGAGTCTATGCCGTCTGATTGTTGCAGTTATCAATATTTGTTTCTAGATTGCAGCACTAAGATTCAGAACCTTCTTGTTTATGATAATCTTTATGTCTGGATAAGTATTGCATGTTCAAGGGATTTGATGATCATTATCCATGATTTCGATTTGTGATCGTGAGTCTcatataaaggaaaaaaaatgtgaatAGAAAATTTCACGTTCGATCTAAGTGTTCACAAAAACAATTTAGACAATTAGAATTATCAGACATTTGTCTGACTTATATCTCGAATAGTTAGTTACTTGCTGAAGTTTCAAGTTCGAATCATTCTTTGCGAAATTGAGTGAACAAAAAAGTAACTTTTCCGAGGGTAAATAGGAATTTTGGGGAgcaagtaaaagtaaaacagcCAACCCAAATTAGATAACTAACCAAAACCATACtttgatcaaagaaaaaaaaaaaaaaaaaaccatttacTTGCTCACTACGCACGAAGACTAAAACCGTTCCCTCACACAAAAGAAGCTCAaccctttcttctctctctctctctctacactcGCGCTTAgctgttttctctctctccatcatttccttctttattttctgttctctgattctctctctctccgtttGTTCGTATTGATCCTACGGCGTCGTTTTGATGGCTGCTGCGAGGGTTGAGCGCGGAGATCTGTGGAAGAGCAATGCCCTATCCGTACAACGCCGGCTCAGGGAGCGGTTCAGAGTCGAGGTGGACCGCCGGTTCAGGCACCACCCGGTTTTCGCCGACGGTTACTTCGCCTCCACCGTGCAGCGTTGGCTCCAGCGGTTCCGTGATTTCAAGAGGGACTCGCTTCCGTCCTCCACCGTCTTCTATCGCAAACGAGGTCGGTGCTTCtctcacttgtttttgttttcgttgAGATTTTGGTAGTGATTGAaatttgattaatttgtttCTGTGCTTACTTGTTG
This region includes:
- the LOC133721560 gene encoding uncharacterized protein LOC133721560 isoform X2 gives rise to the protein MGKPSLSLRLTLLFSFSLTASYSFTPSSSFPTSLKQSSPSPKATPSDLLSLLGPKSQSSSVEPLLAQELTSCFKFLVPFRPNAKKLVPEKFSGRKFLTFKQKGQREEEEDRLVWWPPQPVLELARLAVDSGGDPAAIQRALDPTMITVPDVEGSEENRCQLTRTPYGRHFISEELNSYIGFLFELILARGPTVGLNVSLNRYDLFHGHLFLALDTGRLGILFHAKEYPAYDKELFPYNMGFCQRGSNVTYDDSMNLRNILWLAPLPSNSAKGWEAPGVLVVLNARPDGIIYRDLIPEYVNFARTIYEDYVSWSRINLK
- the LOC133721560 gene encoding uncharacterized protein LOC133721560 isoform X1 encodes the protein MGKPSLSLRLTLLFSFSLTASYSFTPSSSFPTSLKQSSPSPKATPSDLLSLLGPKSQSSSVEPLLAQELTSCFKFLVPFRPNAKKLVPEKFSGRKFLTFKQKGQREEEEDRLVWWPPQPVLELARLAVDSGGDPAAIQRALDPTMITVPDVEGSEENRCQLTRTPYGRHFISEELNSYIGFLFELILARGPTVGLNVSLNRYDLFHGHLFLALDTGRLGILFHAKEYPAYDKELFPYNMGFCQRGSNVTYDDSMNLRNILWLAPLPSNSAKGWEAPGVLVVLNARPDGIIYRDLIPEYVNFARTIYEDDLGEVAVDVNYLAVGNPEPRFQLFIC
- the LOC133721561 gene encoding uncharacterized protein LOC133721561, which codes for MGSEEPRDPLQGVDWKAVGNDMQRNPGDKPGIKKRLPKKIRQIPECYFLPRRSRLYNFTFVGACIAGGIGAGMLVEMWINKKVREDGGVLWEFDK